In the Bos taurus isolate L1 Dominette 01449 registration number 42190680 breed Hereford chromosome 21, ARS-UCD2.0, whole genome shotgun sequence genome, one interval contains:
- the KLHL25 gene encoding kelch-like protein 25 isoform X1, with amino-acid sequence MSVSVHETRKSRSSTGSMNITLFHKASHPDCVLAHLNTLRKHRMFTDVTLWAGDRAFPCHRAVLAASSRYFEAMFSHGLRESHDDTVNFQDNLHPEVLELLLDFAYSSRIVINEENAESLLEAGDMLQFHDVRDAAAEFLEKNLFPSNCLGMMLLSDAHQCRRLYEFSWRMCLVHFEAVRQSDDFNSLSKDTLLDLVSSDELEAEDERVVFEAVLQWVRHDLEQRKAHLPELLRGVRLALLPSDCLKEAASGDALLMADERTRLLVDEALRCKTRILQNDGVVTSPCARPRRAGHTLLILGGQTFMCDKIYQVDHKAKEIIPKADLPSPRKEFSASAIGCKVYVTGGRGSENGVSKDVWVYNTVHEEWSKAAPMLIARFGHGSAELENCLYVVGGHTSLAGVFPASPSVSLKQVEKYDPGANKWTMVAPLRDGVSNAAVVSAKLKLFVFGGTSIHRDMVSKVQCYDPSENRWSIKAECPQPWRYTAAAVLGSQIFIMGGDTEFTAASAYRFDCESNQWTRIGDMTAKRMSCHALASGNKLYVVGGYFGTQRCKTLDCYDPTSDTWNCVTTVPYSLIPTAFVSTWKHLPA; translated from the coding sequence ATGTCGGTCAGCGTCCACGAGACCCGCAAGTCGCGGAGCAGCACGGGCTCCATGAACATCACGCTGTTCCACAAGGCCTCGCACCCCGATTGCGTGCTGGCGCACCTCAACACGCTGCGCAAGCACCGTATGTTCACCGACGTGACGCTCTGGGCCGGCGACCGCGCCTTCCCCTGCCACCGCGCCGTGCTGGCCGCCTCCAGCCGCTACTTCGAGGCCATGTTCAGCCATGGCCTGCGGGAGAGCCACGATGACACGGTCAACTTCCAAGACAACCTGCACCCTGAGGTGCTGGAGCTGCTGCTGGACTTCGCCTACTCGTCGCGCATCGTCATCAATGAGGAGAACGCCGAGTCGCTGCTGGAGGCgggtgacatgctgcagttccaCGACGTGCGGGACGCGGCCGCCGAGTTCCTGGAGAAGAACCTGTTCCCGTCCAACTGCCTGGGCATGATGCTGCTCTCGGACGCCCACCAGTGCCGCCGGCTCTACGAGTTCTCCTGGCGCATGTGCCTGGTGCACTTCGAGGCCGTGCGCCAGAGCGACGACTTCAACAGCCTCTCCAAGGACACCCTGCTGGACCTCGTCTCCAGCGACGAGCTGGAGGCGGAGGACGAGCGCGTGGTCTTCGAGGCCGTGCTGCAGTGGGTCCGGCACGACCTGGAGCAGCGCAAGGCCCACCTGCCGGAGCTCCTCCGCGGCGTGCGGCTGGCCCTGCTGCCCTCCGACTGTCTGAAGGAGGCCGCGTCCGGCGACGCCCTGCTCATGGCGGATGAACGCACACGGCTGCTGGTGGACGAGGCGCTGCGCTGCAAGACCCGGATCCTGCAGAACGACGGCGTGGTCACCAGCCCCTGCGCCCGGCCGCGCCGGGCCGGCCACACGCTGCTCATCCTCGGGGGCCAGACCTTCATGTGCGACAAGATCTACCAGGTGGACCACAAGGCCAAGGAGATCATCCCGAAGGCGGACCTGCCCAGCCCCCGCAAGGAGTTCAGCGCCTCGGCCATCGGCTGCAAGGTCTACGTCACGGGGGGCCGGGGCTCTGAGAACGGGGTCTCCAAGGACGTGTGGGTGTACAACACCGTCCACGAGGAGTGGTCCAAGGCGGCGCCCATGCTGATCGCCCGCTTCGGCCACGGCTCCGCCGAGCTGGAGAACTGCCTCTACGTGGTCGGGGGCCACACGTCGCTGGCCGGCGTTTTCCCGGCCTCGCCGTCGGTCTCGCTGAAGCAGGTGGAGAAGTATGACCCCGGGGCGAACAAGTGGACCATGGTGGCCCCGCTGAGGGATGGCGTCAGCAACGCTGCGGTGGTGAGCGCCAAGCTGAAGCTCTTCGTGTTCGGGGGCACCAGCATCCACCGGGACATGGTGTCCAAGGTCCAGTGCTATGACCCGTCGGAAAACCGGTGGAGCATCAAGGCCGAGTGTCCGCAGCCCTGGCGGTACACCGCGGCCGCCGTGCTGGGCAGCCAGATCTTCATCATGGGCGGCGACACAGAATTCACGGCGGCCTCGGCCTACCGCTTCGACTGCGAGAGCAACCAGTGGACGCGGATTGGGGACATGACCGCCAAGCGCATGTCCTGCCACGCGCTGGCATCGGGCAACAAGCTCTACGTGGTGGGGGGCTACTTCGGCACCCAGCGGTGTAAGACCCTGGACTGCTACGACCCCACCTCGGACACGTGGAATTGCGTCACCACCGTGCCCTACTCGCTCATCCCCACGGCCTTCGTCAGCACCTGGAAGCACCTGCCCGCCTGA